Proteins found in one Oncorhynchus gorbuscha isolate QuinsamMale2020 ecotype Even-year linkage group LG15, OgorEven_v1.0, whole genome shotgun sequence genomic segment:
- the LOC123996913 gene encoding ubiquitin-like protein ATG12, whose translation MMSDNAESPTETQKDEPSTPQQPTEDSGTADEKKKIDVLLKAVGDTPIMKTKKWSVEKGRTVQSLSQFISRFLKMEANEQLFIYVNQSFSPSPDQEVGVLFECFGSDGKLVLHYCKSQAWG comes from the exons ATGATGTCTGACAACGCAGAGTCTCCTACAGAAACGCAAAAAGATGAGCCTTCAACCCCACAACAGCCTACAGAAGACTCGGGGACGGCAGACGAGAAGAAAAAAA TTGATGTGTTGTTGAAGGCAGTAGGAGACACCCCCATCATGAAGACAAAGAAATGGTCggtagagaaagggaggacaGTGCAATCACTCTCTCAATTCATCTCTCGATTCCTGAAGATGGAGGCCAATGAACAGCTG ttCATTTACGTCAACCAGTCATTCTCTCCCTCGCCTGATCAGGAAGTAGGAGTCCTGTTTGAA TGTTTTGGCAGCGATGGGAAGCTTGTTCTACATTACTGTAAATCTCAAGCCTGGGGTTAA
- the LOC123997407 gene encoding germ cell-specific gene 1-like protein — protein sequence MLENMSRRSRSLLSLTLTTLALALSILALCTSYWCEGTHKVVKPLCLSPVKMRNCGQNNSEPYTTESPTQNPYNRTVSPQRRDELAKIRQRQLDNAVHYIWETGEDKYTFRYFHTGFWESCEKHVDGEKCRSFIELTPGETQGVLWLSVISEFTYIGLLGMGFLLMWLELLCSHKEIHALKINAYAAICTVLSGLMGMVAHMMYTTVFQMTVIVGPKDWRPQTWDYGWSFALAWISFSCCMGAAVFTLNSYTKTIIELRHKQRLRLEETRAASHAPPYDEVVPGGGIYSVSGLLQCPDGMIDVAWAPDGTVMGVGNGDVPTLVLLGGCGPEGCEDCEREIDEMEEAMERERADSPC from the exons ATGTTGGAGAACATGTCTCGTCGGTCCCGCTCCCtgctgtccctgaccctgaccactcTGGCTCTGGCCCTGTCCATCCTGGCTCTCTGCACCTCTTACTGGTGTGAAGGGACTCACAAGGTGGTCaagcctctctgcctgtctccggTCAAGATGAGGAACTGTGGGCAGAACAACAGTGAACCCTACACCACAG AGAGCCCAACTCAGAACCCATACAACAGAACCGTGTCTCCCCAGAGGAGAGATGAACTGGCTAAGATCCGCCAGAGACAGCTGGACAATGCTGTCCACTACAtctgggagacaggagaggacaagtACACCTTCAGATACTTCCACACGGGCTTCTGGGAGAGCTGTGAGAAACACGTTGATG GTGAGAAGTGTCGCAGCTTTATTGAGCTGACTCCTGGTGAAACACAag gtgtgTTATGGCTATCGGTGATATCTGAGTTCACTTACATCGGTCTATTGGGAATGGGCTTTCTGTTGATGTGGTTGGAGTTGTTGTGTTCCCATAAGGAGATACACGCTCTCAAAATCAACGCCTATGCTGCCATCTGCACCGTACTGTCAG gTCTGATGGGGATGGTGGCCCACATGATGTACACCACAGTGTTCCAGATGACTGTCATCGTTGGCCCTAAAGACTGGAGGCCTCAGACCTGGGACTACGGCTGGTCATTCGC CCTGGCGTGGATCTCCTTCAGCTGTTGTATGGGAGCTGCAGTCTTCACCCTCAACTCTTACACCAAGACCATCATCGAGCTGCGCCACAAACAGAGGCTCCGATTGGAGGAGACCCGCGCCGCCAGCCACGCCCCTCCATACGATGAGGTGGTCCCCGGGGGCGGGATCTACTCTGTCAGCGGCCTATTGCAGTGCCCAGACGGGATGATTGACGTGGCGTGGGCGCCTGATGGGACTGTGATGGGGGTGGGGAACGGGGATGTACCAACTCTTGTGTTGCTAGGAGGATGTGGGCCAGAGGGCTGTGAGGACTGTGAAAGAGAGATTGATGAGATGGAGGAGGccatggagagggaaagagctgaTTCGCCCTGTTAA